Proteins encoded by one window of Lathyrus oleraceus cultivar Zhongwan6 chromosome 1, CAAS_Psat_ZW6_1.0, whole genome shotgun sequence:
- the LOC127115404 gene encoding uncharacterized protein LOC127115404 — protein sequence MQRTLWESYGSMFLNYYNDENNKGAIAIVLTHAMIKDCQVSHGCSGSKPLINEDIPDIKEFLSKLPTNEQTQKPTQSSRSLSNWSGASQYIPVEKFVHKSKCMSLSQFVQAQILNLVLC from the exons ATGCAGCG CACCTTATGGGAAAGCTATGGATCTATGTTTTTGAATTACTACAATGATGAGAATAACAAGGGTGCTATTGCAATTGTTCTCACGCATGCAATGATAAAGGATTGTCAAG TTTCACATGGATGCAGCGGTTCTAAACCGTTGATTAATGAAGATATTCCAGATATTAAAGAATTTTTGTCTAA GTTACCTACAAACGAACAGACTCAAAAGCCCACTCAATCATCAAGATCTTTGTCTAATTGGTCCGGAGCATCACAGTATATCCCGGTTGAGAAGTTTGTTCATAAGTCCAAATGCATGTCCTTGAGTCAGTTTGTTCAAGCTCAAATACTTAATTTAGTTTTATGTTAG
- the LOC127089074 gene encoding eukaryotic translation initiation factor 4 gamma-like, which produces MTSEPFKLKGLSRQACNDFIRDAGIRLQDRLAREAEEKARKEAEEKARLEEEQIIREVEEKDIVEAAAIVATVEAEAKAKTEAEEAACIAAEETAKANADTLTQGEQSNSDFSPLVLKTLEELQKEQQVIRVRLHHQDSVNTNIQNLLTQLFQRMPLPPNP; this is translated from the coding sequence ATGACCTCTGAAcccttcaaactgaaaggcctctctAGACAAGCCtgcaacgacttcatcagagatgctggAATAAGGCTACAGGATCGCTTAGCCAGAGAGGCTGAGGAAAAGGCCAGgaaggaagcagaagagaaagctCGCCTAGAAGAAGAGCAAATAATTAGAGAAGTTGAAGAGAAGGATATTGTTgaagctgctgctattgtggCTACTGTTGAGGCTGAGGCAAAAGCAAAAACCGAAGCTGAAGAAGCAGCATGCATTGCTGCAGAGGAAACTGCCAAGGCCAATGCTGATACTTTGACTCAGGGGGAGCAATCTAACTCTGATTTTTCCCCTTTGGTCTTAAAGACTTTGGAGGAACTGCAAAAGGAACAACAAGTGATACGAGTAAGGTTGCATCACCAGGATTCCGTCAACAccaacattcagaatctgctgactCAGTTGTTCCAAAGGATGCCTCTGCccccaaacccttag